A genomic segment from Fibrobacter sp. encodes:
- a CDS encoding helix-turn-helix domain-containing protein encodes MQVILDEEYYTLDEVAKMVGAHPETIKRECWRKKITYMRISRPLLFKMEWIKEYIQRKTFFKK; translated from the coding sequence ATGCAAGTAATTCTTGATGAAGAATATTATACATTAGATGAGGTTGCAAAAATGGTTGGAGCACACCCAGAAACAATTAAAAGAGAGTGTTGGCGGAAAAAAATTACATATATGAGGATAAGCCGTCCATTACTTTTTAAAATGGAATGGATAAAAGAATATATCCAAAGAAAGACGTTTTTTAAAAAATAG